A genomic region of Trifolium pratense cultivar HEN17-A07 linkage group LG3, ARS_RC_1.1, whole genome shotgun sequence contains the following coding sequences:
- the LOC123915561 gene encoding protein NDL1 isoform X1, with product MAESNDSVSVDMEKIYLGGKEHHIQTGCGSVSVIVYGDHDKPALITYPDLALNYMSCFQGLFFCPEAASLLLHNFCIYHISPPGHEVCNSTDLNLFFIEFRTEYYYLPSLSPLELQQEFLQLGAAAICNDYPIPSAEDLADQIVEVLNYFGLGAVMCMGVTAGAYILTLFAMKYRERVVGLILVSPVCKAPSWTEWFYNKVMSNLLSFYGMCGLLKECLLQRYFSKEVRGNVEVPESEIVQACRKLLDERKKTNVLRFLQAINERPDITEGLKRLNCRTLIFVGESSPFHSEALHMTSKLDRRFSALVEVQACGSMVTEEQPHAMLIPMEYFFMGYGLYRPCHFSESPRSPLSPSCISPELLSPESMGLKLKPIKTRVSLQV from the exons ATGGCAGAATCAAATGATTCCGTTTCAGTTGATATGGAAAAGATCTATCTTGGTGGAAAG GAGCATCATATTCAAACTGGATGTGGTTCTGTATCTGTCATAGTCTACGGGGATCACGACAAACCAGCGCTGATCACTTATCCAGATTTAGCGCTAAATT ATATGTCATGTTTCCAAGGATTGTTTTTCTGTCCAGAGGCTGCTTCTTTGCTGCTTCATAACTTCTGCATATATCATATTAGTCCTCCTGGACACGAGGTTTGTAACTCAACTGATTTGAATCTATTCTTTATTGAATTTAGaactgaatattattatttacctAGTTTGTCTCCTCTGGAACTTCAACAAGAGTTCTTGCAGTTAGGAGCCGCTGCGATTTGTAATGATTATCCTATCCCTTCTGCTGAAGACTTGGCAGATCAAATAGTGGAGGTCCTCAACTATTTTGg GCTTGGTGCTGTGATGTGTATGGGAGTAACGGCTGGTGCTTATATCCTTACTCTTTTTGCA ATGAAATATAGGGAGCGTGTTGTTGGTTTAATACTTGTATCTCCCGTATGCAAAGCACCATCTTGGACTGAATGGTTTTATAACAAG GTCATGTCAAATTTGTTAAGTTTCTACGGCATGTGTGGATTGCTAAAGGAGTGCTTGCTTCAGCGGTACTTTAGCAAG GAAGTTCGCGGTAATGTTGAAGTTCCAGAATCAGAGATAGTTCAAGCATGCAGAAAA cTGCTGGAtgagagaaagaaaacaaatgtcttgCGGTTTCTTCAAGCAATTAATGA GAGGCCTGATATTACAGAAGGATTGAAAAGATTAAATTGCCGTACACTTATTTTTGTCGGGGAGAGTTCTCCTTTCCATTCTGAGGCTCTTCACATGACTTCAAAACTTGACAGGAGATTTAGTGCCTTGGTTGAG GTCCAGGCTTGCGGATCGATGGTGACAGAAGAACAACCCCACGCAATGCTGATACCTATGGAGTACTTTTTTATGGGGTATGGGTTGTATAGGCCGTGCCACTTCAGCGAGAGCCCAAGGAGCCCTCTTAGTCCATCTTGCATCTCTCCGGAGCTTCTTTCTCCGGAAAGCATGGGATTGAAGTTAAAGCCAATAAAGACGCGTGTTTCACTGCAAGTTTGA
- the LOC123915560 gene encoding 1-aminocyclopropane-1-carboxylate synthase 7-like: MGIEIEQSCVQLSNIAISDTHGENSPYFAGWKAYDENPYHELTNSSGVIQMGLAENQVSFDLVEKYLEEHPEDYNGFRENALFQDYHGLKSFRTAMASFMEQIRGGRAKFDPERIVITAGATAANELLTFILANPGDALLVPTPYYPGFDRDLRWRTGVNIVPIHCKSSNNFQITPQALEAAYKEAESLNMKVSGVLITNPSNPLGATVQRSILEQILDFVIQKNIHLISDEIYSGSVFSSSEFVSVAEILEARKYKEAERVHIVYSLSKDLGLPGFRVGTIYSYNDKVVTTARRMSSFTLISSQTQQFLANMLSDKTFTEKYIKINRERLKKRYEMIIEGLKSVGIECLKGNAGLFCWMNMNPLLKESTKEGELELWNVILNEVKLNISPGCSCHCDQPGWFRVCFANMSEHTLEIALERIRNFMARRIRTKMI, encoded by the exons ATGGGTATTGAGATAGAACAATCATGTGTGCAACTTTCAAACATTGCAATTTCTGACACTCATGGAGAAAATTCACCTTATTTTGCTGGATGGAAAGCCTATGATGAAAATCCTTATCATGAGTTAACTAACTCTTCTGGAGTTATACAAATGGGATTAGCAGAAAATCAA gtttcatttgatttggttgaAAAGTATTTGGAAGAGCATCCAGAGGAttataatggtttcagagaAAATGCATTATTTCAAGATTATCATGGACTTAAGTCATTTAGAACTGCAATGGCAAGTTTCATGGAACAAATAAGAGGTGGTAGAGCTAAATTTGATCCTGAAAGAATAGTCATTACTGCTGGAGCAACTGCTGCTAATGAGCTCTTGACCTTCATTCTCGCAAATCCCGGAGACGCTTTGCTTGTTCCTACCCCTTATTATCCAGG ATTTGATAGAGACTTAAGATGGAGAACTGGTGTAAACATAGTGCCAATTCATTGCAAAAGTTCAAACAATTTCCAAATTACACCACAAGCTTTAGAAGCTGCTTACAAAGAAGCAGAATCACTTAACATGAAAGTGAGTGGAGTACTAATCACAAACCCTTCAAACCCTTTAGGTGCAACAGTTCAACGTTCAATTCTAGAACAAATTCTTGACTTTGTCATACAAAAAAATATCCACCTTATCTCAGATGAAATTTACTCTGGCTCAGTGTTCTCTTCCTCCGAATTCGTAAGTGTAGCCGAGATTCTCGAAGCTCGTAAGTACAAAGAAGCAGAGAGAGTTCACATTGTTTATAGTCTTTCGAAAGATCTCGGTCTTCCTGGTTTTCGTGTTGGAACAATTTACTCCTACAATGATAAAGTTGTTACAACCGCGAGAAGAATGTCGAGTTTTACCTTAATATCATCACAAACACAACAATTTTTGGCTAATATGTTATCAGACAAAACATTTACTGAGAaatatattaagattaataGGGAAAGATTGAAGAAAAGATATGAAATGATTATTGAAGGTTTAAAAAGTGTTGGAATTGAATGTTTGAAAGGAAATGCAGGGTTATTTTGTTGGATGAATATGAATCCACTTTTGAAGGAATCAACTAAAGAAGGTGAATTAGAACTTTGGAATGTTATTTTGAATGAAGTGAAATTGAATATTTCACCAGGGTGTTCTTGTCATTGTGATCAACCAGGTTGGTTTAGAGTGTGTTTTGCAAATATGAGTGAACATACTCTTGAAATTGCATTGGAAAGAATACGTAATTTCATGGCTAGAAGAATAAGGACAAAGATGATATAA
- the LOC123915561 gene encoding protein NDL1 isoform X2 produces the protein MAESNDSVSVDMEKIYLGGKEHHIQTGCGSVSVIVYGDHDKPALITYPDLALNYMSCFQGLFFCPEAASLLLHNFCIYHISPPGHELGAAAICNDYPIPSAEDLADQIVEVLNYFGLGAVMCMGVTAGAYILTLFAMKYRERVVGLILVSPVCKAPSWTEWFYNKVMSNLLSFYGMCGLLKECLLQRYFSKEVRGNVEVPESEIVQACRKLLDERKKTNVLRFLQAINERPDITEGLKRLNCRTLIFVGESSPFHSEALHMTSKLDRRFSALVEVQACGSMVTEEQPHAMLIPMEYFFMGYGLYRPCHFSESPRSPLSPSCISPELLSPESMGLKLKPIKTRVSLQV, from the exons ATGGCAGAATCAAATGATTCCGTTTCAGTTGATATGGAAAAGATCTATCTTGGTGGAAAG GAGCATCATATTCAAACTGGATGTGGTTCTGTATCTGTCATAGTCTACGGGGATCACGACAAACCAGCGCTGATCACTTATCCAGATTTAGCGCTAAATT ATATGTCATGTTTCCAAGGATTGTTTTTCTGTCCAGAGGCTGCTTCTTTGCTGCTTCATAACTTCTGCATATATCATATTAGTCCTCCTGGACACGAG TTAGGAGCCGCTGCGATTTGTAATGATTATCCTATCCCTTCTGCTGAAGACTTGGCAGATCAAATAGTGGAGGTCCTCAACTATTTTGg GCTTGGTGCTGTGATGTGTATGGGAGTAACGGCTGGTGCTTATATCCTTACTCTTTTTGCA ATGAAATATAGGGAGCGTGTTGTTGGTTTAATACTTGTATCTCCCGTATGCAAAGCACCATCTTGGACTGAATGGTTTTATAACAAG GTCATGTCAAATTTGTTAAGTTTCTACGGCATGTGTGGATTGCTAAAGGAGTGCTTGCTTCAGCGGTACTTTAGCAAG GAAGTTCGCGGTAATGTTGAAGTTCCAGAATCAGAGATAGTTCAAGCATGCAGAAAA cTGCTGGAtgagagaaagaaaacaaatgtcttgCGGTTTCTTCAAGCAATTAATGA GAGGCCTGATATTACAGAAGGATTGAAAAGATTAAATTGCCGTACACTTATTTTTGTCGGGGAGAGTTCTCCTTTCCATTCTGAGGCTCTTCACATGACTTCAAAACTTGACAGGAGATTTAGTGCCTTGGTTGAG GTCCAGGCTTGCGGATCGATGGTGACAGAAGAACAACCCCACGCAATGCTGATACCTATGGAGTACTTTTTTATGGGGTATGGGTTGTATAGGCCGTGCCACTTCAGCGAGAGCCCAAGGAGCCCTCTTAGTCCATCTTGCATCTCTCCGGAGCTTCTTTCTCCGGAAAGCATGGGATTGAAGTTAAAGCCAATAAAGACGCGTGTTTCACTGCAAGTTTGA
- the LOC123915559 gene encoding xaa-Pro dipeptidase yields the protein MGSSLSPLKVNYEVHVKNREKLLKSIRQHLSQSSLPLHGFVLLQGGDEQTRYDTDHLELFRQESYFAYLFGVQEPGFYGAIDVGSGDSILFAPRLPDEYAVWMGKIKKLSHFKEHYMVTKAYFTDEIVTVLQQHYQGSGKPLLFLLHGLNTDSNNFAKPAEFQGIDKFDKDLTTLHPILTECRVIKSELEIELIQYANDISSEAHIEVMRKAKVGMKEYQLESIFLHHTYMYGGCRHCSYTCICATGDNSAVLHYGHAAAPNDKTLEDGDMALLDMGAEYHFYASDITCSYPINGKFTSDQSLIYNAVLDAHDAVIASMKPGVSWVDMHILSHKVILESLKKGHIIVGNVDDTMVALLGSVFMPHGLGHLLGLDTHDPGGYPKGLERRKEPGLKALRTARGLLEGMVITVEPGCYFIEALLLPAMNNPETSKFFNKEVITRFIGFGGVRIESDVLVTAAGCYNMTKCPREIHEIEAVMTGEPWPVKKTSTKIENGLESKA from the exons ATGGGTTCCTCACTATCACCTCTGAAAGTGAATTATGAAGTTCATGTCAAAAATCGCGAGAAGCTTCTCAAATCCATTCGCCAACACCTCTCTCAATCTTCTCTTCCTCTTCACGGCTTCGTTCTCCTTCAAGGTGGCGATGAACAAACTCGTTACGACACCGATCACCTTGAACTCTTCCG GCAAGAGAGTTACTTCGCTTATTTGTTTGGAGTTCAAGAACCCGGTTTTTATGGAGCTATT gATGTTGGAAGTGGCGATTCTATTCTATTTGCTCCTAGGTTGCCTGATGAGTATGCTGTTTGGATGGGAAAAATCAAGAAACTTTCCCATTTTAAG GAACACTATATGGTTACCAAAGCCTATTTTACGGACGAGATTGTAACTGTTTTGCAACAGCATTATCAGGGTTCAGGGAAACCATTACTCTTTCTTTTGCACGGCCTTAACACAGATAGTAATAATTTTGCTAAACCTGCAGAATTTCAG GGCATTGACAAGTTTGATAAGGATCTGACGACTTTGCATCCTATATTGACCGAATGTCGAGTCATCAAGTCAGAGCTGGAAATTGAACTTATTCAGTATGCAAATGATATAAGCTCTGAAGCTCATATTGAG GTTATGAGAAAAGCTAAAGTGGGCATGAAGGAGTATCAGCTTGAAAGCATTTTTCTTCATCACACCTACATGTATGGTGGATGTCGGCATTGCTCCTATACATGTATCTGTGCTACTGGTGATAATAG TGCTGTTCTACATTACGGCCATGCAGCAGCTCCTAATGACAAG ACTTTGGAAGATGGAGACATGGCATTGCTTGATATGGGAGCTGAATACCACTTCTATGCGTCTGACATAACATGCTCTTACCCT ATAAATGGGAAGTTTACTAGTGACCAATCTCTTATATATAAT GCTGTCCTTGATGCTCATGATGCTGTTATCGCTTCAATGAAACCTGGAGTAAGCTGGGTTGATATGCACAT ACTATCGCACAAAGTGATTCTGGAGTCGCTAAAGAAAGGACACATTATTGTGGG CAATGTTGATGACACGATGGTTGCACTATTGGGTTCCGTTTTCATGCCGCACGGTCTGGGTCATTTACTTGGTTTAGATACACATGACCCTGGAGGCTACCCAAAg GGCCTGGAAAGAAGAAAGGAACCTGGATTAAAAGCCTTGCGTACAGCCCGTGGGCTCCTGGAAGGAATG GTTATTACCGTGGAGCCTGGATGCTACTTCATTGAAGCTTTGTTACTTCCAGCCATGAATAATCCAGAAACTTCCAAGTTCTTTAACAAGGAAGTGATTACCAGATTTATTGGTTTTGGTGGTGTGCGAATTGAGAGTGATGTG CTTGTTACTGCCGCTGGTTGCTACAATATGACCAAGTGTCCGAGGGAAATACACGAGATTGAGGCAGTGATGACAGGGGAACCATGGCCGGTCAAGAAGACATctactaaaattgaaaatggatTGGAAAGCAAAGCCTGA